In Rhizophagus irregularis chromosome 28, complete sequence, the genomic stretch GTTCATATAGCttgaaaaagttaattttaaatcatatagaaatcggttttttctttttaaagtactttttttaacatttattttttctcataaaataaaaaatgacaaGTTCTATCATTACGGATATTATTCTTGACCTTCCCTTCGATGATATTGAAAAAGCAGGCCTACTCAGTTTTTTCACTGACAGAGATGCAAGTAAAGTAGAAGCGGTTCTTTCAAAAATCACGAAAAACGAAATTAAAGCTGAATATTTAAGGAAATATGTTAAATCAAATGGTAAGCCTTTGCGCTGTAGTAATTGGTCATGACGCGTCACAATTTCTTGTCCGGTAACTAACTATGCCTTTTTTTTGGTCTCCTAACCCAATTTAGACTATGAACATCCAGGTAAGCCTTTGCGCCGTAATGATTGGTCAACTCGAACGTGACGCATAACCtatcatatttcttttattacacACAATtagatcaaaaattatttagaaagaGAAAACtcaataattcatttatatcaACCGAAGGACCGATCTTTCATTTCAGTGGCAGGCTAGCTCTTCCAATATATGAACGAGAGATATTCAATACAGTAAACATTGGAATTCATGAAGAAAAATCGTTTGTAATACATGGTCCGTATCAAAGCGGAAAAACGTCTTTTTTAATTGCACTTGAAAAGATGCTACGTAATCAACACTTAAATGTTGTGCGTTTTGATATGACGGATGTAAAAGGACATATACTTCAGTATGGAGCACGGGCTGGGTTTTTCCGTTATTTGTCACGACATCTCTTTAGGGAAACCGTTGACGAATTATATTTTGacaaatatttgaatgaaCTTAAAGATCGTTTGTATCTCCTGGTAGATGAATTCCAGTATATATTCGAATCTAAGGATCTTTACGATGCATCAAGTGATTTCTTCAGGTCGCTCTCTTCCAAAAATGTAACCTATGTTTGTGTAGGTACCTTTAAAGTCGTAGATTTGTTGAGCGATGATAATCCATTAGGTTCTCCTTACAACAAGGCCACTTTCATCCCGATGCCATTCTTTACAACTGAAGAGTTGGGTAAACTCTTCCGTTTGTACAGTGAATTTTTTGATGAGATCATCCCGATCGATATACAGTCAGTCATCATGCACGAATCCTTTGGACATCCGGCGTCCTTTATGATCTTATTAAAGCTCTATCATGATCATCGGACGTATTCACCGATCGAATGGAACcgtttattaaaagaaaatttggaaAGTTATCTAAATGGGACgcatattaaaattataagggCATTGCGAATGATGAAATCAACAGATCTAGCACATGTTCGTGATCTCACAGCAATCAAAAACGAATATTGGAAAGTAGATCTATCAGACCTCAATGAGATTGACAAGTATCTACTTAATATTGGCATTCTTGTACCATTAACAAAAGATAGAGGATCTAATAGAATTTCTTTCACGAGTAACGTTATTTTTCGTGTTGTCTTTCGGGAGGTTTGGCCAAAGCCGAATTCTTTGCAAATACAAGATGTGAAAGACCCTCTCTCTCTGTTAGTACGTGCACTACAAAATATTACACCGACCACAATCATAAACGAAAGAATAAGAAATCTGCATGGACCGTCTGAAAAAGCTTTCCAAGCAGCAGTTTTCTGTGTTATGAATGAACTGCTTCCAACTTCAATGGATTGTTTATTTGAAGTAAGAATACGAGAGCATGAGGCACTTGATCTAATGGTGATTCAAGATAATAACGATTGGTGCGGATACGAGtttaaagttgaaaaaatattttcggcTCAGTTTAAAGATCCGGTAAAACAGGCCAAAAGATATGCTGAGTATTTTAGAATGAACATATACTTGGTTAATTTCTACCATGATGGTGGATCAACTCCAGCTGTGGTTAATGTTCCGAAAGACGTCACTTTAGTGAATGTAAAGTACAATGCGGAATGcacaaaatttactattaacaCGATTGATAACGAGATATCGATCAACGTCTCATGATTATAAACAAACATTCTGTTGGCTGTgctgtttatatttttatgtatgaTATGTAACAATatgtaatagtaataaaaattctacatTAAGATAGTTACAGATAAATGAAAAGTATAGAAATACtatatcgatttttttttatgtgattataaattttattatctaataaaaatggCTAACCCGCTTAATTTAGTTGTTGTATTTTAGCGGTGCCAGCACTTCAGAACATGTATATGTGAGGCATCAATTATAACTGGCTAGCAGAAAATCATGCACACAATAACAAGAGAAACTTCGGGAAGAAAATACAAATGATATTAACTATAGATATAATACGAACCACTTTACTGGAGAAGAAATTTTTAGTTCTAGCTATGTAAGTTTTATGATCTATTCGCTTTGCTGATAGAATATCATATTACTTAGCCGACTTTGATCTTGTTTTAATTAGACGACCAAAGCCTATGAGAAGGGACTAAAAATAAGAGGAGCTTtgttattacataaaattttatgatacaattattaactgttaagaaaaagaaatacagaaatacttaaatttcatttttaatacattttttgaCGTAATTTGGAGTTACATCTTGCATGCATAAAGTTTTCGATAAGAAAGAGTAAACCTAAAGTTTATTACAAACATGCAAAAAATATTGACCAATGTTGTAAAGATTAAAGATTTTCCATTTTAAAGATAGACGTTCCGCAGTTTTCcataataattagtttaattgCAAAATACTGATTTAAGATAAATTACGGAATGATAGGATAAAAATTGCccttaaagttaataaatgattGTTATGTGTTGtacaaattctaaaaaaaaatatccttgTTTTGAAAAAATGGATTTGTATCCCACAAACATTAAAGTTCCCGGCTATTAAGAAGAACGGGTAATTTGTGTTTATTTACTTGACTATGATCAACCAATAGTATTTGAAAGAATGAGCATGATCGAAAGTTTGAAGAACAaggacgaaaaaaaaattttaatttaataaagaatattcatGTAATATATTCAGTAATAAAAACCAATAGAACATTCTTTTTCCGATCGATAAATCGGGATATCGGAtatgtgatttttttacaGGGAAAGTGAATTTCTCTTTAAATTTActcaaattaattaacttgaattaagaataaaaatataaaaatatttgcttgtaattaaaaaattcgtcATAACTAAAAAGTTCGCTACGagcgaaaaaaattattttacatgtgCAGTTTAAAAAGTTCGCTAcgagcgaaaaaaaaaatatttaacatgtGCAGTTTacactttataaaatttacttcgCTGAATAGTATTTCATTGAAGGTCCCATTGTAtcaataattcaatttgataAACTGCGCTATGTATCActtttataattgtatttgtaaagtacaataatattaaagtttagcaataataaattgaCAATAACTGATTAGATTGGGAATATCAATATCTTATCTATAAACGACTCAATATCTCATCCATCTGGCGCTTTTTAGTGACTAAAAGAATTGACCATTTTGGGCTTCAAAAATCCGTAATTTGAGCCACAATACGGTTTATAGTTGACAGGGGATAACATACTAATGTATCGTAACTTAATATCACGttacagaatttttaattattttttcgttacAAGTTAtcatttttagattttataaaaaaaaaaaaggttccaAGTATGTCGTAATGGTATTATCCGCAGATACCAATTCACTGTGATCaaagaaaatacaaaatatgCGGAAATTAGAACAAACCAGTTTATTTATTCAACTCGATGCCTTTCAAACAGTacaaatatatacataatacaCGAAAATCAGGGAAGgggataattttataaattatttatttaaacagtTTTATAAGTTGAGCTCTATTGATTATAATTAGTACGACACGACGCAAAAGTCAACCATAAAGGCTCGTTCGTGTAAGGAATACATGGCAGAGAaaagggataaaaaaaaagttaatattatcGAAAATAAACCTAATAGGTTTAGttgaaaatggaaatataCGCCCCTTCTAAAAACGAAAATGTGTCACCGCgacaaaatatatttgaattaatcGTAGATATGAGGTTATCAAATTTAGAACCACTAAAAGGGGAAAGTGAATCTTTGAAACAAATGTTTGGTAtgtaaatttaagaaaaatttaaaaaatatagatatttACCGATAAttctaatttcaaattttattgaatttagaTTTGATTGATGATGAAAATCTTCCTTCAAATGAATCTCCACATAATACATTTCTTCCAGTAGGATTTCAAATAACGAAAGAAACATTAGGATACCTTGAtgtagaaaattttaatatccgtaaatttaacttacaaacccatttataaatttattacaaaatcagaGAAATTATGGCAAGAattgtacaaaaaattatcACCAGGATCTAGAtagttctataataaaaaggaaaaggaatgGGAATGAAGAGATAGAAGAGGAGGAAGATACGGACGATGATGCAAATGGCAGTATGAATTTCATTGAAAAATGGCGACAAATGGGATTAAATGGAAAACTTATATACAAGATATAACTAATCAGAAAAAGAGATCATTTGAAGATTCACcaaaatccataaaaaatattatcgcaatttcttttaaaattctttttttcttataaaaaaaaaacaacaagcTCAATTTGACTTTTGTCtagatgaagaagaaaaaggaGTTGAAGAAGAAGGAGCTGAAGAAGAATGTAGTGGAGGTGGAGGAACAGTTAGTGTTGTTAAGTACAAGTCAAACCGAACCAAGCCAAACCGGACCGATGGGGTCGACTTGGTTTGACTTGAAGATTTTGAGTCATGGTCCGGTTCGGTCAGTCAAGTTGATGGGGTCAAACCGATGGGGTTGATGGGGTCAATAGGCAAGTTGATGGGACCGATGGAAAGTCAATGGGACCGATATTAATGACCCCATCAGTTCAACTTGGAGGTCCAAGTCAATCGGTTTGGTTTGACTTTGGCTCCAAGTTGGACCATTGCAAAAACTATAATAGGAGTacaaattgttaaaattgaaattgataaaaatgatggttctaaatttataagatataataaaatcaaatttgttattaaaaatataattgtccATGTTAATGTTGAAATTTTAGAcacatcattttcttttttttaaaaaaaaatttgtaaaagaaaaatgtatAAACATTAAGAAAAATGTATACACGAAAAAAAGTATCTGATTGTGTGACACTATCAAAATTGCTGCGGTACATGTCAGTGTCGACGGTAAATACGGtcataaataatgttaaaataaataaacaaaaaattttaaaattttgtttatttttttttatttattggtaGTCTCTATAAtgtttattctatttattgttaaaattaaataggaAACGTAATAATtcgtaataattaataaacgttctttaactataatatattattattacataaatgtTGTATAAATAAATCCTACAAgactaattaaaataattccaaaataattataaaattgattagtAAGTTTCTGACCATCAGATTTAGCGCTACTGGCAATATTAGGACATTGATTTTCAAATACTTGTAATGATTGTTGTGTTTCACCAACAAACTTTTGTAAATTAGGAGTATCAGGAGGATGAGATGATAGATAacttttgatattattataagattgttttgaacattcatcACATTGTAAATTAGCAAAAGGATTCGTATTTGGAGGTTGAGATTGAGCTTGTTTTGCttgtttatcaaaatttttaacaccacaatattctaaaaaaaaaatattattaaaagagataataatttgttaaaaaaaccaaatattgtgtatatatatgtaaatgatattatattatacttaataaCTTACCGCCATTTACTTTCAAACACGAAATTTCTCTTATAGGATTAgccaaataaaaagaaagcaTAAGTGATTCAGCTTCAAGTCCGACAATATTAGCACTAGTAGGAGCGGGTCCCTTGCCAGTTCCAGGAGTTCCTTTAGAAGAAAGATATTGATTCAATTCTGCATCACAAGCTTTATCAATCTCAGTATAAGCATTTTTAGCATCCGATTCACTACATGTATTATTTGCGGTATCAGCGCAAGTTTTATCTAAAGCATCTTTTACACTTGCTGAGTCTATTTTAGGAGTATCAGGAGTACCAGGGGTACTAGGAGTAGCGGGAGTAGCAGAACTactttcaaataaatgataaGTAAAAATACTAGTAAACAAACATTTGTTAGAAGGTGGCTTTTTGTTTACAAAGGATGATGCATCACTTCcaccatttttaaaaattgcttGTTGACATGGTGTACATGTCGTGCCTTGTAAAGCGAAATTTTGTTCACAAGTAGTTGCTGGAAGTGTTTGATCCTGAGCGTAAGCGAAAAGGATTAATAcgtttaaaaatatgaaaaaactaAAAGTTTTCATTGTTTCTATATTATAAGTACAATaaggaatatttattaaaggtAAATGTTATCAGTTATTGtgaatggttttttttttaaaaaaaaagacagaCTAAAAAATTCgatctttttataaattcgtATGTATAACTTGATTctttatgaatttaatttaatttgtgcTTTTCAATCaggaaaattatgaaatatgaGGGACGTAACACGAATTATTATTACGAttgttgaataaaaaaagaaagaaatgaataaagaaaaaaaaacattaaaatgaaaatagtaataataatataataaaaatagaataaatagaTAACAGATAAGAATTATTATAGGTACCGGAACTGAAAGAACGTAAAGAACgtactttctttattaattgtgatctattttcaagtttattacataaaattttgtaatacaattattaagaaaaagaaataattaaatttcatttttaatacattttttgaCGTAATTTGGAGTTACATCTTGCATGCATAAAGTTTTTGATAAGAAAGAGTAAACCTAAAGGTTATTACAAACATGCACCAATGTTATAAGGTTTTTCCATTTTAAAGATAGATACTGAATACTGATACATACGTTCCGCAGTTTTTACCTAGTAATTAGTTTAATTGCAAAATACTGATTTAAGATAAATTACGGAAATGATAGGACAAAAATTGCCcttaaaagttaataaatgattGTTATGTGTTGtacaaattctaaaaaaaaaatatccttgTTTGAAAAAATGGATTTGTATCCCACAAACATTAAAGTTCCCGGTTATTAAGAAGAACGGGTAATTTGTGTTTATTTACTTGACTATGATCAACCAATAGTATTTGAAAAGAAAGAGCATGATCGAAAGTTTCATGAAGAACAAgggcgaaaaaaaaaaaaattaatttaataaagaatattcatgtaatatattcagtaatatattcaaaaatcaaTAGAACATTCTTTCTCCGATCGATAAATCGGGATATCGgatatgtgattttttttatagagaaaGTGAATttctctttaaattttatctactcaaattaattaacttgaattaaggataaaattttttgcttgtaattaaaaaattcgtcATAACTAAAAAGTTCGCTACGAgcgataaaaaattaatttacatgtGCAGTTTAAAAAGTTCGCTAcgagcgaaaaaaaaattattttacatgcgcagtttctttataaattttacttcgctgaatagtatttaatatgtaTGTACTACATTGTAGGTCAGGTCCCATTTGTACAATTTGATAAACTGCGCTATGTATCacttttataatcataattgtattcaataataaataatattaaaaaccgaacaataatataattgacaATAACTGATTAGATTTGGAATATCTTATCTATAAACGACTCAATGTCTCAGCCATCTGGCGCTtttcaataaagaaattgaCCGATTTTGGGCTTCAAAAATCCGTAATTTGAGCTTCAATACGGGTTATAGTTGACAGGATAAcataataacataataatGTATTGTAAGTTacggaatttttttaattaatttttcgtttttagattttataaaaaaaaaaaaaaaggttccaAGTATATCGTAATCAAAATCCGTGATATTATCCGCGGATACCAATTCACTGTGATCGACCTatttgttaaagaaaatacaaaatatgaaCAAACAGTTTATTCAACTCAATGCGGGATTAGAACAAACCAGTTTTATTCAACTCAATATGCGGGATTCAACTCGATGCCTTTCAaacaatacaaatatataCACAATACACGAAAATCAGGGAGGagga encodes the following:
- a CDS encoding uncharacterized protein (SECRETED:cutsite_AYA-QD; SECRETED:prob_0.7469); SECRETED:SignalP(1-19) produces the protein MKTFSFFIFLNVLILFAYAQDQTLPATTCEQNFALQGTTCTPCQQAIFKNGGSDASSFVNKKPPSNKCLFTSIFTYHLFESSSATPATPSTPGTPDTPKIDSASVKDALDKTCADTANNTCSESDAKNAYTEIDKACDAELNQYLSSKGTPGTGKGPAPTSANIVGLEAESLMLSFYLANPIREISCLKVNGEYCGVKNFDKQAKQAQSQPPNTNPFANLQCDECSKQSYNNIKSYLSSHPPDTPNLQKFVGETQQSLQVFENQCPNIASSAKSDGQKLTNQFYNYFGIILISLVGFIYTTFM